A single Pieris rapae chromosome 2, ilPieRapa1.1, whole genome shotgun sequence DNA region contains:
- the LOC110995314 gene encoding calcium-activated potassium channel slowpoke isoform X7, which yields MASSEEEATTAPIPEDDDCLSVRKWWCFLLSSIFTFLAGLLVVLLCRACAFVCCRREPELSPNDPKLKEQKAARQGKQEFEGTFMTEAKDWAGELISGQTTTGRILVVLVFILSIASLIIYFIDASSEEVERCQKWSDNITQQIDLAFNIFFMVYFFIRFIAASDKLWFMLEMYSFVDYFTIPPSFVSIYLDRTWIGLRFLRALRLMTVPDILQYLNILKTSSSIRLAQLVSIFISVWLTAAGIIHLLENSGDPLDFENAQSLSYWTCVYFLIVTMSTVGYGDVFCRTVLGRTFLVFFLLVGLAIFASCIPEIIDLIGTRPKYGGTLKNERGRRHIVVCGHITYESVSHFLKDFLHEDREDVDVEVVFLHRKPPDLELEGLFKRHFTTVEFFQGTIMNPIDLQRVKVHEADACLVLANKYCQDPDAEDAANIMRVISIKNYSDDIRVIIQLMQYHNKAYLLNIPSWDWKQGDDVICLAELKLGFIAQSCLAPGFSTMMANLFAMRSFKTSPDTQAWQNDYLQGTGCEMYTESLSTSFTGMTFAQASELCFTKLKLLLLAIEIKGEEGADSKISINPRNAKIHANTQGFFIAQSADEVKRAWFYCKACHEDIKDETLIKKCKCKNYVGMMMMQTGMVKQNLNSYRSVPDVATFRKGVRAVQMVGRANDHHPPPTFTPPELPKKVHVRGEVARDRGEDISLINRNHRSAAPTALLSPMANQLMNSTTTRQVNKVKPNVTRAPPDTNQQEQDTNYQAYHLAYEVKKLMPTSRNSGGNQNSNGVSLPAGMADDQSKDFDFEKTEMKYDSTGMFHWSPARNLEDCILDRNQAAMTVLNGHVVVCLFADPDSPLIGLRNLVMPLRASNFHYHELKHVVIVGSVDYIRREWKMLQNLPKISVLNGSPLSRADLRAVNVNLCDMCCILSAKVPSNDDPTLADKEAILASLNIKAMTFDDTIGVLSAGVNGTNAVPAPPGASPAPVLLQRRGSVYGANVPMITELVNDSNVQFLDQDDDDDPDTELYLTQPFACGTAFAVSVLDSLMSTTYFNQNALTLIRSLITGGATPELELILAEGAGLRGGYSTSESLSNRDRCRVGQISLYNGPLAEFGEAGKYGDLFVAALQKYGMLCIGLYRFRDTSSSCDASSKRYVITNPPDDFCLLPTDQVFVLMQFDPGVEYHSSHLAATAGAKDDAS from the exons GTAGTTTTGGTGTTCATTCTAAGCATAGCATCGCTCATCATCTACTTCATTGACGCATCCAG TGAGGAGGTGGAGCGATGTCAGAAATGGAGTGACAATATAACTCAACAAATTGACCTTGcctttaacatattttttatggtcTACTTTTTTATACga tTTATAGCAGCTAGTGACAAACTGTGGTTCATGCTCGAGATGTATTCATTTGTAGATTATTTCACGATACCCCCATCATTTGTATCAATTTACCTGGATAGAACATGGATAG GGCTAAGGTTCCTCCGAGCTCTACGCTTAATGACCGTGCCTGATATTTTGCAGTACCTCAATATATTAAAGACATCAAGCTCAATTCGGTTGGCGCAActagtttctatatttatatccgTGTGGCTTACTGCAGCCGGTATTATTCATTTG TTGGAAAATTCTGGTGATCCGCTAGATTTCGAGAATGCGCAATCGTTGTCATATTGGACTTGCGTTTACTTTCTCATAGTCACAATGTCCACAGTAGGTTATGGTGATGTGTTCTGTCGAACAGTACTTGGCAGAacatttttggttttttttctCCTCGTCGGCTTG GCGATATTTGCCAGTTGTATCCCAGAGATAATTGACTTAATCGGCACTAGACCCAAGTATGGCGGCACCCTCAAGAATGAGCGGGGACGCAG GCATATAGTTGTATGTGGACATATTACGTACGAATCGGTGAGccattttttaaaagacttcCTGCATGAGGACAGAGAGGATGTGGATGTAGAAGTGGTTTTTTTACAcag GAAACCGCCCGACCTGGAGCTCGAAGGCCTGTTCAAGAGACACTTTACCACTGTGGAATTCTTTCAAGGCACCATTATGAACCCAATCGACCTTCAAAGGGTAAAA gtacACGAAGCTGACGCGTGCTTGGTGCTAGCTAACAAATACTGCCAGGATCCCGATGCTGAAGATGCAGCCAACATCATGAGGGTCATCTCCATCAAGAATTACTCCGATGATATTAGGGTCATCATTCAACTGATGCAGTACCACAATAAG GCCTACCTTTTAAACATTCCATCGTGGGATTGGAAGCAAGGAGACGATGTCATTTGCCTGGCAGAGCTGAAACTGGGTTTTATCGCGCAGAGCTGTCTCGCGCCGGGCTTTTCGACTATGATGGCGAATCTATTCGCTATGAGaagttttaaaaca TCGCCAGATACACAGGCATGGCAGAACGATTACCTGCAAGGAACTGGATGTGAGATGTACACAGAGAGCCTGTCAACATCCTTCACCGGAATGACATTTGCCCAAGCAAGCGA ACTATGCTTTACCAAGCTAAAGTTGTTGCTCCTGGCGATAGAGATCAAAGGTGAAGAAGGAGCTGACAGTAAGATATCAATAAATCCCAGAAATGCGAAGATACATGCGAATACACAAGGGTTTTTCATTGCCCAATCCGCTGATGAGGTTAAAAG gGCGTGGTTTTACTGCAAAGCGTGCCACGAAGACATTAAGGATGAAACACTCATCAAAAAGTGCAAATGCAAAAACT ATGTCGGAATGATGATGATGCAGACCGGGATGGTGAAACAAAATCTTAATTCATATCGAAGTGTTCCTGACG TGGCTACATTCAGGAAGGGCGTCCGAGCCGTCCAGATGGTGGGCCGGGCAA ATGACCACCATCCTCCCCCCACCTTCACGCCGCCAGAGTTGCCCAAGAAGGTCCATGTTCGAG GTGAAGTCGCCCGAGATCGAGGAGAGGATATTAGCT TGATAAATCGCAATCACCGTAGCGCGGCCCCAACTGCGTTGCTGTCCCCAATGGCCAACCAGCTCATGAACTCCACCACCACAAGACAAGTGAATAAAGTTAAGCCCAACGTAACAAGAGCTCCGCCTGATAC GAATCAGCAAGAGCAAGATACCAATTACCAGGCCTATCACCTTGCCTACGAAGTGAAAAAACTCAT GCCCACAAGTCGGAATAGCGGTGGCAATCAGAATAGTAATGGAGTAAGTCTGCCAGCTGGTATGGCAGACGACCAGTCAAAAGACTTCGATTTCGAAAAGACTGAAATGAAATATGACTCGACTGGAATGTTCCATTGGAGTCCTGCCCGAAATCTAGAAGATTGTATATTA GATAGAAACCAAGCCGCCATGACAGTACTAAATGGTCACGTGGTGGTCTGTTTGTTTGCGGACCCGGATTCGCCGCTCATCGGTCTTAGGAACCTGGTGATGCCGCTGCGTGCCTCGAACTTTCACTACCACGAACTTAAACACGTGGTCATCGTGGGTAGCGTCGATTATATACGACGGGAATGGAAGATGTTGCAGAATCTGCCAAAAATATCTGTTTTGAAC GGTTCACCGCTAAGCCGGGCCGACTTGCGTGCAGTGAACGTGAACCTGTGTGACATGTGCTGCATCCTGTCAGCGAAGGTGCCATCCAACGATGACCCAACGCTGGCTGACAAGGAAGCTATTCTGGCTTCGTTGAACATCAAG GCGATGACCTTCGATGACACGATAGGCGTGCTCAGTGCCGGGGTGAACGGAACTAACGCCGTGCCAGCGCCGCCAGGGGCTTCACCCGCGCCAGTCCTGCTGCAGCGAAGGGGTTCCGTATATGGCGCTAATGTGCCTATGATTACCG AGCTGGTTAACGATAGCAACGTGCAATTTCTGGATCAAGACGACGATGATGACCCAGACACAGAACTCTACCTCACACAGCCTTTCGCCTGCGGAACAGCCTTCGCCGTCAGTGTGTTGGACTCGCTCATGTCAACT ACGTATTTCAACCAGAACGCGCTGACATTAATCAGATCGCTAATAACTGGTGGGGCGACGCCCGAACTGGAACTGATCCTCGCGGAAGGAGCCGGCCTTAGAGGCGGTTACTCCACATCAGAGAGTTTATCCAACAG GGACCGTTGTCGTGTTGGCCAAATTTCGCTATACAACGGACCGTTGGCCGAATTCGGTGAGGCCGGCAAGTATGGAGACCTATTTGTCGCGGCATTACAAAAGTATGGGATGCTGTGCATCGGCCTCTATCGGTTCAGAGACACCTCATCGTCATGTGACGCTTCCAGCAAGCGATACGTCATCACCAACCCGCCTGATGATTTCTGCTTGCTGCCTACTGATCAG GTGTTCGTCCTAATGCAATTCGATCCTGGCGTCGAGTACCACTCGTCGCACCTGGCTGCGACAGCCGGGGCCAAAGACGACGCCTCCTGA
- the LOC110995314 gene encoding calcium-activated potassium channel slowpoke isoform X17, which translates to MASSEEEATTAPIPEDDDCLSVRKWWCFLLSSIFTFLAGLLVVLLCRACAFVCCRREPELSPNDPKLKEQKAARQGKQEFEGTFMTEAKDWAGELISGQTTTGRILVVLVFILSIASLIIYFIDASSEEVERCQKWSDNITQQIDLAFNIFFMVYFFIRFIAASDKLWFMLEMYSFVDYFTIPPSFVSIYLDRTWIGLRFLRALRLMTVPDILQYLNILKTSSSIRLAQLVSIFISVWLTAAGIIHLLENSGDPLDFENAQSLSYWTCVYFLIVTMSTVGYGDVFCRTVLGRTFLVFFLLVGLAMFASSIPEIIELVGSRSKYSGELKREHGKRHIVVCGHITYESVSHFLKDFLHEDREDVDVEVVFLHRKPPDLELEGLFKRHFTTVEFFQGTIMNPIDLQRVKVHEADACLVLANKYCQDPDAEDAANIMRVISIKNYSDDIRVIIQLMQYHNKAYLLNIPSWDWKQGDDVICLAELKLGFIAQSCLAPGFSTMMANLFAMRSFKTSPDTQAWQNDYLQGTGCEMYTESLSTSFTGMTFAQASELCFTKLKLLLLAIEIKGEEGADSKISINPRNAKIHANTQGFFIAQSADEVKRAWFYCKACHEDIKDETLIKKCKCKNYDHHPPPTFTPPELPKKVHVRGEVARDRGEDISLINRNHRSAAPTALLSPMANQLMNSTTTRQVNKVKPNVTRAPPDTNQQEQDTNYQAYHLAYEVKKLMPTSRNSGGNQNSNGVSLPAGMADDQSKDFDFEKTEMKYDSTGMFHWSPARNLEDCILDRNQAAMTVLNGHVVVCLFADPDSPLIGLRNLVMPLRASNFHYHELKHVVIVGSVDYIRREWKMLQNLPKISVLNGSPLSRADLRAVNVNLCDMCCILSAKVPSNDDPTLADKEAILASLNIKAMTFDDTIGVLSAGVNGTNAVPAPPGASPAPVLLQRRGSVYGANVPMITELVNDSNVQFLDQDDDDDPDTELYLTQPFACGTAFAVSVLDSLMSTTYFNQNALTLIRSLITGGATPELELILAEGAGLRGGYSTSESLSNRDRCRVGQISLYNGPLAEFGEAGKYGDLFVAALQKYGMLCIGLYRFRDTSSSCDASSKRYVITNPPDDFCLLPTDQVFVLMQFDPGVEYHSSHLAATAGAKDDAS; encoded by the exons GTAGTTTTGGTGTTCATTCTAAGCATAGCATCGCTCATCATCTACTTCATTGACGCATCCAG TGAGGAGGTGGAGCGATGTCAGAAATGGAGTGACAATATAACTCAACAAATTGACCTTGcctttaacatattttttatggtcTACTTTTTTATACga tTTATAGCAGCTAGTGACAAACTGTGGTTCATGCTCGAGATGTATTCATTTGTAGATTATTTCACGATACCCCCATCATTTGTATCAATTTACCTGGATAGAACATGGATAG GGCTAAGGTTCCTCCGAGCTCTACGCTTAATGACCGTGCCTGATATTTTGCAGTACCTCAATATATTAAAGACATCAAGCTCAATTCGGTTGGCGCAActagtttctatatttatatccgTGTGGCTTACTGCAGCCGGTATTATTCATTTG TTGGAAAATTCTGGTGATCCGCTAGATTTCGAGAATGCGCAATCGTTGTCATATTGGACTTGCGTTTACTTTCTCATAGTCACAATGTCCACAGTAGGTTATGGTGATGTGTTCTGTCGAACAGTACTTGGCAGAacatttttggttttttttctCCTCGTCGGCTTG GCAATGTTCGCTAGTAGTATTCCTGAAATTATAGAGCTGGTAGGAAGTAGGTCCAAGTACAGTGGCGAGCTGAAGCGTGAACATGGAAAAAG GCATATAGTTGTATGTGGACATATTACGTACGAATCGGTGAGccattttttaaaagacttcCTGCATGAGGACAGAGAGGATGTGGATGTAGAAGTGGTTTTTTTACAcag GAAACCGCCCGACCTGGAGCTCGAAGGCCTGTTCAAGAGACACTTTACCACTGTGGAATTCTTTCAAGGCACCATTATGAACCCAATCGACCTTCAAAGGGTAAAA gtacACGAAGCTGACGCGTGCTTGGTGCTAGCTAACAAATACTGCCAGGATCCCGATGCTGAAGATGCAGCCAACATCATGAGGGTCATCTCCATCAAGAATTACTCCGATGATATTAGGGTCATCATTCAACTGATGCAGTACCACAATAAG GCCTACCTTTTAAACATTCCATCGTGGGATTGGAAGCAAGGAGACGATGTCATTTGCCTGGCAGAGCTGAAACTGGGTTTTATCGCGCAGAGCTGTCTCGCGCCGGGCTTTTCGACTATGATGGCGAATCTATTCGCTATGAGaagttttaaaaca TCGCCAGATACACAGGCATGGCAGAACGATTACCTGCAAGGAACTGGATGTGAGATGTACACAGAGAGCCTGTCAACATCCTTCACCGGAATGACATTTGCCCAAGCAAGCGA ACTATGCTTTACCAAGCTAAAGTTGTTGCTCCTGGCGATAGAGATCAAAGGTGAAGAAGGAGCTGACAGTAAGATATCAATAAATCCCAGAAATGCGAAGATACATGCGAATACACAAGGGTTTTTCATTGCCCAATCCGCTGATGAGGTTAAAAG gGCGTGGTTTTACTGCAAAGCGTGCCACGAAGACATTAAGGATGAAACACTCATCAAAAAGTGCAAATGCAAAAACT ATGACCACCATCCTCCCCCCACCTTCACGCCGCCAGAGTTGCCCAAGAAGGTCCATGTTCGAG GTGAAGTCGCCCGAGATCGAGGAGAGGATATTAGCT TGATAAATCGCAATCACCGTAGCGCGGCCCCAACTGCGTTGCTGTCCCCAATGGCCAACCAGCTCATGAACTCCACCACCACAAGACAAGTGAATAAAGTTAAGCCCAACGTAACAAGAGCTCCGCCTGATAC GAATCAGCAAGAGCAAGATACCAATTACCAGGCCTATCACCTTGCCTACGAAGTGAAAAAACTCAT GCCCACAAGTCGGAATAGCGGTGGCAATCAGAATAGTAATGGAGTAAGTCTGCCAGCTGGTATGGCAGACGACCAGTCAAAAGACTTCGATTTCGAAAAGACTGAAATGAAATATGACTCGACTGGAATGTTCCATTGGAGTCCTGCCCGAAATCTAGAAGATTGTATATTA GATAGAAACCAAGCCGCCATGACAGTACTAAATGGTCACGTGGTGGTCTGTTTGTTTGCGGACCCGGATTCGCCGCTCATCGGTCTTAGGAACCTGGTGATGCCGCTGCGTGCCTCGAACTTTCACTACCACGAACTTAAACACGTGGTCATCGTGGGTAGCGTCGATTATATACGACGGGAATGGAAGATGTTGCAGAATCTGCCAAAAATATCTGTTTTGAAC GGTTCACCGCTAAGCCGGGCCGACTTGCGTGCAGTGAACGTGAACCTGTGTGACATGTGCTGCATCCTGTCAGCGAAGGTGCCATCCAACGATGACCCAACGCTGGCTGACAAGGAAGCTATTCTGGCTTCGTTGAACATCAAG GCGATGACCTTCGATGACACGATAGGCGTGCTCAGTGCCGGGGTGAACGGAACTAACGCCGTGCCAGCGCCGCCAGGGGCTTCACCCGCGCCAGTCCTGCTGCAGCGAAGGGGTTCCGTATATGGCGCTAATGTGCCTATGATTACCG AGCTGGTTAACGATAGCAACGTGCAATTTCTGGATCAAGACGACGATGATGACCCAGACACAGAACTCTACCTCACACAGCCTTTCGCCTGCGGAACAGCCTTCGCCGTCAGTGTGTTGGACTCGCTCATGTCAACT ACGTATTTCAACCAGAACGCGCTGACATTAATCAGATCGCTAATAACTGGTGGGGCGACGCCCGAACTGGAACTGATCCTCGCGGAAGGAGCCGGCCTTAGAGGCGGTTACTCCACATCAGAGAGTTTATCCAACAG GGACCGTTGTCGTGTTGGCCAAATTTCGCTATACAACGGACCGTTGGCCGAATTCGGTGAGGCCGGCAAGTATGGAGACCTATTTGTCGCGGCATTACAAAAGTATGGGATGCTGTGCATCGGCCTCTATCGGTTCAGAGACACCTCATCGTCATGTGACGCTTCCAGCAAGCGATACGTCATCACCAACCCGCCTGATGATTTCTGCTTGCTGCCTACTGATCAG GTGTTCGTCCTAATGCAATTCGATCCTGGCGTCGAGTACCACTCGTCGCACCTGGCTGCGACAGCCGGGGCCAAAGACGACGCCTCCTGA
- the LOC110995314 gene encoding calcium-activated potassium channel slowpoke isoform X8 → MASSEEEATTAPIPEDDDCLSVRKWWCFLLSSIFTFLAGLLVVLLCRACAFVCCRREPELSPNDPKLKEQKAARQGKQEFEGTFMTEAKDWAGELISGQTTTGRILVVLVFILSIASLIIYFIDASSEEVERCQKWSDNITQQIDLAFNIFFMVYFFIRFIAASDKLWFMLEMYSFVDYFTIPPSFVSIYLDRTWIGLRFLRALRLMTVPDILQYLNILKTSSSIRLAQLVSIFISVWLTAAGIIHLLENSGDPLDFENAQSLSYWTCVYFLIVTMSTVGYGDVFCRTVLGRTFLVFFLLVGLAMFASSIPEIIELVGSRSKYSGELKREHGKRHIVVCGHITYESVSHFLKDFLHEDREDVDVEVVFLHRKPPDLELEGLFKRHFTTVEFFQGTIMNPIDLQRVKVHEADACLVLANKYCQDPDAEDAANIMRVISIKNYSDDIRVIIQLMQYHNKAYLLNIPSWDWKQGDDVICLAELKLGFIAQSCLAPGFSTMMANLFAMRSFKTSPDTQAWQNDYLQGTGCEMYTESLSTSFTGMTFAQASELCFTKLKLLLLAIEIKGEEGADSKISINPRNAKIHANTQGFFIAQSADEVKRAWFYCKACHEDIKDETLIKKCKCKNLTAHQRKVGADIDVGMMMMQTGMVKQNLNSYRSVPDDDHHPPPTFTPPELPKKVHVRGEVARDRGEDISLINRNHRSAAPTALLSPMANQLMNSTTTRQVNKVKPNVTRAPPDTNQQEQDTNYQAYHLAYEVKKLMPTSRNSGGNQNSNGVSLPAGMADDQSKDFDFEKTEMKYDSTGMFHWSPARNLEDCILDRNQAAMTVLNGHVVVCLFADPDSPLIGLRNLVMPLRASNFHYHELKHVVIVGSVDYIRREWKMLQNLPKISVLNGSPLSRADLRAVNVNLCDMCCILSAKVPSNDDPTLADKEAILASLNIKAMTFDDTIGVLSAGVNGTNAVPAPPGASPAPVLLQRRGSVYGANVPMITELVNDSNVQFLDQDDDDDPDTELYLTQPFACGTAFAVSVLDSLMSTTYFNQNALTLIRSLITGGATPELELILAEGAGLRGGYSTSESLSNRDRCRVGQISLYNGPLAEFGEAGKYGDLFVAALQKYGMLCIGLYRFRDTSSSCDASSKRYVITNPPDDFCLLPTDQVFVLMQFDPGVEYHSSHLAATAGAKDDAS, encoded by the exons GTAGTTTTGGTGTTCATTCTAAGCATAGCATCGCTCATCATCTACTTCATTGACGCATCCAG TGAGGAGGTGGAGCGATGTCAGAAATGGAGTGACAATATAACTCAACAAATTGACCTTGcctttaacatattttttatggtcTACTTTTTTATACga tTTATAGCAGCTAGTGACAAACTGTGGTTCATGCTCGAGATGTATTCATTTGTAGATTATTTCACGATACCCCCATCATTTGTATCAATTTACCTGGATAGAACATGGATAG GGCTAAGGTTCCTCCGAGCTCTACGCTTAATGACCGTGCCTGATATTTTGCAGTACCTCAATATATTAAAGACATCAAGCTCAATTCGGTTGGCGCAActagtttctatatttatatccgTGTGGCTTACTGCAGCCGGTATTATTCATTTG TTGGAAAATTCTGGTGATCCGCTAGATTTCGAGAATGCGCAATCGTTGTCATATTGGACTTGCGTTTACTTTCTCATAGTCACAATGTCCACAGTAGGTTATGGTGATGTGTTCTGTCGAACAGTACTTGGCAGAacatttttggttttttttctCCTCGTCGGCTTG GCAATGTTCGCTAGTAGTATTCCTGAAATTATAGAGCTGGTAGGAAGTAGGTCCAAGTACAGTGGCGAGCTGAAGCGTGAACATGGAAAAAG GCATATAGTTGTATGTGGACATATTACGTACGAATCGGTGAGccattttttaaaagacttcCTGCATGAGGACAGAGAGGATGTGGATGTAGAAGTGGTTTTTTTACAcag GAAACCGCCCGACCTGGAGCTCGAAGGCCTGTTCAAGAGACACTTTACCACTGTGGAATTCTTTCAAGGCACCATTATGAACCCAATCGACCTTCAAAGGGTAAAA gtacACGAAGCTGACGCGTGCTTGGTGCTAGCTAACAAATACTGCCAGGATCCCGATGCTGAAGATGCAGCCAACATCATGAGGGTCATCTCCATCAAGAATTACTCCGATGATATTAGGGTCATCATTCAACTGATGCAGTACCACAATAAG GCCTACCTTTTAAACATTCCATCGTGGGATTGGAAGCAAGGAGACGATGTCATTTGCCTGGCAGAGCTGAAACTGGGTTTTATCGCGCAGAGCTGTCTCGCGCCGGGCTTTTCGACTATGATGGCGAATCTATTCGCTATGAGaagttttaaaaca TCGCCAGATACACAGGCATGGCAGAACGATTACCTGCAAGGAACTGGATGTGAGATGTACACAGAGAGCCTGTCAACATCCTTCACCGGAATGACATTTGCCCAAGCAAGCGA ACTATGCTTTACCAAGCTAAAGTTGTTGCTCCTGGCGATAGAGATCAAAGGTGAAGAAGGAGCTGACAGTAAGATATCAATAAATCCCAGAAATGCGAAGATACATGCGAATACACAAGGGTTTTTCATTGCCCAATCCGCTGATGAGGTTAAAAG gGCGTGGTTTTACTGCAAAGCGTGCCACGAAGACATTAAGGATGAAACACTCATCAAAAAGTGCAAATGCAAAAACT TGACCGCGCACCAGCGGAAGGTCGGAGCCGACATAG ATGTCGGAATGATGATGATGCAGACCGGGATGGTGAAACAAAATCTTAATTCATATCGAAGTGTTCCTGACG ATGACCACCATCCTCCCCCCACCTTCACGCCGCCAGAGTTGCCCAAGAAGGTCCATGTTCGAG GTGAAGTCGCCCGAGATCGAGGAGAGGATATTAGCT TGATAAATCGCAATCACCGTAGCGCGGCCCCAACTGCGTTGCTGTCCCCAATGGCCAACCAGCTCATGAACTCCACCACCACAAGACAAGTGAATAAAGTTAAGCCCAACGTAACAAGAGCTCCGCCTGATAC GAATCAGCAAGAGCAAGATACCAATTACCAGGCCTATCACCTTGCCTACGAAGTGAAAAAACTCAT GCCCACAAGTCGGAATAGCGGTGGCAATCAGAATAGTAATGGAGTAAGTCTGCCAGCTGGTATGGCAGACGACCAGTCAAAAGACTTCGATTTCGAAAAGACTGAAATGAAATATGACTCGACTGGAATGTTCCATTGGAGTCCTGCCCGAAATCTAGAAGATTGTATATTA GATAGAAACCAAGCCGCCATGACAGTACTAAATGGTCACGTGGTGGTCTGTTTGTTTGCGGACCCGGATTCGCCGCTCATCGGTCTTAGGAACCTGGTGATGCCGCTGCGTGCCTCGAACTTTCACTACCACGAACTTAAACACGTGGTCATCGTGGGTAGCGTCGATTATATACGACGGGAATGGAAGATGTTGCAGAATCTGCCAAAAATATCTGTTTTGAAC GGTTCACCGCTAAGCCGGGCCGACTTGCGTGCAGTGAACGTGAACCTGTGTGACATGTGCTGCATCCTGTCAGCGAAGGTGCCATCCAACGATGACCCAACGCTGGCTGACAAGGAAGCTATTCTGGCTTCGTTGAACATCAAG GCGATGACCTTCGATGACACGATAGGCGTGCTCAGTGCCGGGGTGAACGGAACTAACGCCGTGCCAGCGCCGCCAGGGGCTTCACCCGCGCCAGTCCTGCTGCAGCGAAGGGGTTCCGTATATGGCGCTAATGTGCCTATGATTACCG AGCTGGTTAACGATAGCAACGTGCAATTTCTGGATCAAGACGACGATGATGACCCAGACACAGAACTCTACCTCACACAGCCTTTCGCCTGCGGAACAGCCTTCGCCGTCAGTGTGTTGGACTCGCTCATGTCAACT ACGTATTTCAACCAGAACGCGCTGACATTAATCAGATCGCTAATAACTGGTGGGGCGACGCCCGAACTGGAACTGATCCTCGCGGAAGGAGCCGGCCTTAGAGGCGGTTACTCCACATCAGAGAGTTTATCCAACAG GGACCGTTGTCGTGTTGGCCAAATTTCGCTATACAACGGACCGTTGGCCGAATTCGGTGAGGCCGGCAAGTATGGAGACCTATTTGTCGCGGCATTACAAAAGTATGGGATGCTGTGCATCGGCCTCTATCGGTTCAGAGACACCTCATCGTCATGTGACGCTTCCAGCAAGCGATACGTCATCACCAACCCGCCTGATGATTTCTGCTTGCTGCCTACTGATCAG GTGTTCGTCCTAATGCAATTCGATCCTGGCGTCGAGTACCACTCGTCGCACCTGGCTGCGACAGCCGGGGCCAAAGACGACGCCTCCTGA